One genomic window of Salvia miltiorrhiza cultivar Shanhuang (shh) chromosome 4, IMPLAD_Smil_shh, whole genome shotgun sequence includes the following:
- the LOC131023198 gene encoding uncharacterized protein LOC131023198, which produces MVWNIRGLTDDSKLLLKEHCCSFKPLILGLLEPKTDFTKVPRSFWRSLHLDPIHQNYRPSMRSNIWIFVQPSLTANVVFSSPQVAIVDCHWQNMDFRLAIIHGSNDPGERWTLWTILLHFAQGNTVFIGDFNAVKGSHERISGVLPPRGACRDFCRFIEDSGFIESPTSGLRFTWSGRRLLPHHVESHLDRALFSTSFANLWGTINTHALPRATSDHSPIVLQCRFAAPPTKRSFKFLNMWMSHPNFLDVVADSWNMGVDVRCPMLSVMLKLKRLKGVLRCWNKSVFGNVDSAIAQTQHDLSDIQATIVDLGYNDSRFDAEVSCEAKLNRFLSQKNSLLQQKSRVAWLMDGDKNTSFFHKMLKFRKDKLHIGHLRIGNDIVYDSDVIEQHIIGHFSSLFTNTASDVVDLAALEANVDLVITEEQNKGLVSIPDDTKITAAVFSLDGNSSPGPDGFSGLFFQNCWSLIKNDVIKAVKSFFLHTYLPVGCNSNTLILIPKKDLVDSVSDLRPIVLANFLFKIISKVLASRLSSVAAASVSPNQFGFISGRSIHDCIAMGSEGFNTMNRINRGSNFACKIDIHKAFDTMRWDFIFAALRAMGYHDQFIRWIEVIFESARISILYNGRLSGYFACSCGVRHGDPLSPILFGIAEDVLSYIIRNCVTSRHLVPMGFDRVSDFPTHLFYADDVLIFCRASVRNAKKIKHILDFYGELSGQICSQAKSRIFFGRGVSYAMTQGINRVLGFTQGSLPTTYLGVPLFVGRPRASYFMSIKERIVQKFSKWKGLQLSMAGRLCLVNSVVRSSIVHSMMVFRWPRSLLHELDRSCRNFIWSGSIDKKPTCAVSWGRCCAPKEEGGLGVRSFAVMNRCYMMKMAWKLLKGEDFIFRILRSRYLNSFGLAKASVVGSSFWLSVKSEVDELVENSYALVGNGQHTRFWTDDWLGYKIYDKIAIPSFMHEFLHQSVADYFRDGVWHFSANFIECYPEVVVDIITCQFVGEKDGRFWKPSLRGDVTAALAFAQIGHRFPKVIWGSWIWNKVIPVRRSITCWRIIHGRLPTMDKLVRNGLIAPNRCSLCMADAENLDHIFWSCPSVTPIWNEFLTWFHMPHLMACVDINSFLVQTWQVSFCSFIQNFWKLGIANILWCIWSLRNKAIFEDQPFEQRRVLAFAKASFKEVDEAFSKLGHTSNLWSDYLITRSIGVSMRAAPPLNFVSVSWWPPVEDWIKVNTDGAASGAPGDIAAGGVYRDKFCVVRGCFHLKGGKGYAFEAELLAVITAVAIAHSRGWHKLWLEADSLYVVKLLDDRSLAVPWRFYAAWKVTLARLNDITFRVSHIFREGNAVADAMANLTQPEGWWPFGIEAIRKLVVADITTHSFSRKVR; this is translated from the coding sequence TGTTGATTGTCATTGGCAGAATATGGATTTCCGTCTGGCCATTATCCATGGTTCTAACGATCCTGGTGAGCGTTGGACTCTTTGGACTATTCTTCTTCATTTTGCTCAGGGCAACACGGTTTTCATCGGCGACTTTAATGCGGTCAAAGGGTCGCATGAGCGTATTAGTGGGGTGCTTCCGCCTAGGGGGGCTTGCAGAGACTTCTGCCGTTTCATTGAAGACTCGGGTTTCATTGAATCTCCCACTTCGGGCCTTCGTTTTACTTGGTCTGGGCGCAGACTGTTGCCTCACCATGTAGAATCTCACCTCGACAGGGCCCTTTTTTCCACTTCGTTTGCAAATCTTTGGGGAACGATTAACACGCATGCTCTTCCTCGCGCTACTTCGGACCACTCCCCCATCGTCCTACAGTGTCGCTTCGCTGCTCCTCCGACTAAAAGATCTTTTAAGTTCTTGAACATGTGGATGTCTCATCCGAATTTCTTGGATGTCGTGGCTGACTCTTGGAACATGGGTGTTGATGTGAGATGCCCTATGTTATCTGTTATGTTGAAATTAAAACGTTTAAAGGGTGTTTTACGTTGCTGGAATAAGTCGGTGTTTGGGAATGTGGACTCGGCCATTGCCCAAACTCAACATGATTTATCTGATATTCAGGCGACTATTGTGGATTTGGGTTACAATGATAGCAGATTTGATGCGGAAGTAAGTTGCGAAGCGAAGCTTAATAGATTTTTATCGCAAAAAAACAGTCTCCTTCAGCAGAAGAGTAGAGTTGCGTGGCTCATGGATGGTGATAAAAACACGAGCTTCTTTCACAAGATGCTCAAGTTCAGGAAAGATAAGCTTCATATTGGGCATTTGCGGATTGGCAATGATATTGTTTACGACTCGGATGTCATTGAGCAGCACATTATTGGtcacttttcttctttattcACTAACACGGCCTCTGATGTGGTGGATTTGGCGGCTTTAGAGGCTAACGTGGATTTGGTTATCACTGAGGAGCAGAATAAGGGGCTTGTCTCTATTCCGGATGACACGAAAATCACTGCGGCTGTCTTTAGTTTGGATGGAAATAGCTCTCCTGGACCGGATGGATTTTCCGGCTTGTTTTTCCAAAACTGCTGGAGTTTGATTAAGAATGATGTGATCAAGGCGGTCAAGAGCTTCTTCTTGCACACGTACTTACCTGTGGGGTGTAATTCTAACACCTTAATTTTGATTCCGAAAAAAGATCTGGTGGATTCGGTTTCTGATCTCAGGCCCATTGTCTTGGCGAATTTCCTGTTCAAAATCATCTCTAAGGTACTTGCGTCTAGGCTCAGTTCTGTTGCGGCGGCTTCTGTCTCTCCAAATCAGTTTGGCTTTATTTCTGGGAGATCTATTCATGATTGCATTGCGATGGGTTCGGAAGGTTTCAATACCATGAATCGTATTAATCGCGGGTCAAACTTTGCCTGTAAAATCGACATTCATAAGGCTTTTGATACCATGCGCTGGGATTTCATCTTTGCTGCTCTCCGCGCCATGGGGTATCACGATCAGTTCATTCGTTGGATCGAGGTGATTTTTGAGTCGGCTCGTATATCTATCTTATATAATGGGAGACTTAGCGGTTACTTCGCTTGTTCTTGTGGGGTTAGGCATGGCGATCCTCTCTCCCCTATCCTCTTCGGTATTGCTGAGGATGTTCTTAGCTACATTATCAGGAATTGCGTTACCTCGCGTCATTTGGTGCCCATGGGTTTTGATAGAGTGTCGGATTTCCCGACTCATCTTTTCTATGCGGACGATGTGCTTATTTTTTGCCGTGCTTCTGTCAGGAATGCGAAGAAAATTAAGCATATCTTGGATTTCTATGGGGAGCTTTCGGGCCAGATTTGCAGTCAAGCGAAGTCTAGAATCTTCTTTGGTCGTGGGGTGTCCTATGCTATGACGCAGGGGATCAATAGAGTTTTGGGTTTCACTCAGGGATCTCTCCCGACCACGTATTTGGGCGTCCCTCTCTTTGTTGGGAGACCGCGTGCTTCTTACTTCATGAGTATCAAAGAGAGAATTGTGCAGAAATTCTCAAAATGGAAGGGATTACAGTTATCCATGGCGGGTCGTCTCTGTCTTGTTAACTCTGTGGTCAGAAGCTCTATTGTTCACTCGATGATGGTTTTTCGCTGGCCAAGATCGCTGCTCCACGAACTGGATAGAAGTTGCCGCAACTTCATTTGGTCGGGCTCCATTGATAAAAAACCGACCTGTGCCGTGAGTTGGGGTCGTTGTTGCGCTCCCAAGGAGGAAGGAGGCCTAGGAGTTCGGTCCTTTGCGGTGATGAATCGCTGCTACATGATGAAGATGGCCTGGAAGCTGTTAAAGGGAGAGGATTTTATTTTCCGAATTCTCCGTTCTCGTTATTTGAATAGTTTTGGCTTGGCAAAGGCGTCGGTGGTGGGTTCTTCTTTTTGGTTGAGTGTCAAGTCGGAGGTTGATGAGTTAGTGGAGAACTCTTATGCTCTTGTGGGTAACGGGCAGCACACCCGTTTTTGGACAGATGATTGGCTCGGTTACAAAATTTATGATAAAATTGCCATTCCTTCCTTCATGCACGAGTTTTTGCATCAATCGGTGGCAGATTACTTTCGCGATGGTGTCTGGCACTTTTCGGCGAATTTTATTGAATGCTATCCTGAGGTGGTGGTGGATATCATCACCTGCCAGTTCGTGGGGGAGAAAGATGGCCGGTTTTGGAAACCGTCTCTCCGTGGGGATGTGACCGCGGCTTTGGCTTTTGCCCAAATTGGGCATCGTTTTCCTAAGGTTATTTGGGGTTCTTGGATCTGGAATAAGGTTATTCCGGTGAGACGTTCGATTACCTGCTGGCGTATCATTCATGGACGCCTTCCTACGATGGATAAATTGGTGCGGAATGGTCTTATTGCCCCGAATCGTTGTAGTTTGTGCATGGCGGATGCGGAGAATCTCGACCATATTTTCTGGAGCTGTCCCAGTGTGACCCCGATTTGGAATGAGTTCCTCACGTGGTTTCATATGCCACATCTTATGGCTTGTGTGGACATCAATTCTTTCTTAGTTCAGACGTGGCAAGTTTCTTTCTGTTCTTTTATTCAGAATTTTTGGAAGCTGGGGATTGCTAACATTTTGTGGTGTATTTGGTCGTTACGTAATAAAGCTATTTTTGAAGACCAACCTTTTGAGCAGCGACGCGTCTTAGCTTTTGCAAAGGCGTCCTTCAAAGAAGTGGATGAGGCGTTCTCTAAACTTGGCCATACTTCTAATTTGTGGTCTGATTATCTGATCACTCGTTCCATAGGTGTTTCTATGCGGGCTGCCCCGCCTCTGAATTTTGTTAGCGTCAGCTGGTGGCCTCCTGTGGAGGATTGGATCAAAGTCAATACTGACGGGGCAGCGTCAGGTGCCCCAGGCGATATCGCGGCTGGGGGGGTTTATCGGGATAAGTTTTGTGTTGTCAGAGGCTGTTTTCACTTGAAAGGTGGCAAGGGTTATGCTTTTGAGGCGGAGTTACTTGCCGTTATCACCGCGGTTGCCATTGCGCACTCGCGTGGGTGGCACAAACTTTGGTTGGAGGCGGATTCTCTATATGTGGTGAAGCTTCTGGACGATCGCTCGTTGGCTGTTCCCTGGCGTTTTTATGCGGCTTGGAAAGTCACTTTAGCTCGCCTTAATGACATAACTTTTCGTGTTTCTCATATCTTTCGTGAAGGAAATGCCGTGGCAGATGCTATGGCCAATTTAACGCAGCCAGAGGGCTGGTGGCCGTTTGGGATAGAAGCTATTCGGAAGCTTGTGGTTGCGGACATCACAACGCACAGCTTCTCTAGGAAGGTTCGGTGA